The Montipora capricornis isolate CH-2021 chromosome 1, ASM3666992v2, whole genome shotgun sequence genome contains a region encoding:
- the LOC138058709 gene encoding uncharacterized protein yields the protein MKFLPAKYRESQSDWFVKRGLSWHLSVVARKADGRLQSQTFVHIIENCLQDTSAVVRILEHTLRTLKFDHPEITSAFLRQDNAGCYHNSVLLATCNAMKTKTGVRVRRVDFSDPQGGKGACDRRAASIKAHVRRHINEGHDVQNAKDFRDAMLSNGGLNGVRVVLVNASTEGKNVLPHVKLAGVSSLNNFQYSEQGITVWRAFQVGQGKLINQSQIEVPNYLQNCSFEGRFSHGDFVSVSQERSKKVQVDDEQPATESDKFSSELLTCPNEGCVKMYQRHSSLEKHLLFGQCKMVPERCTLLDVAKKKYHALLVEGSSEAVSAALEQEDVSVSANNLPEGWALKTIKKFNRFSDTQKKYLEEKFNLGQATGQNRIPLM from the exons ATGAAATTTTTACCCGCGAAATATCGCGAATCTCAGTCCGACTGGTTCGTAAAACGAGGGCTTTCGTGGCATTTAAGCGTTGTGGCGCGAAAAGCAGACGGAAGGCTGCAAAGCCAGACATTCGTACATATCATCGAGAACTGTTTACAAGATACATCTGCAGTTGTACGCATCTTAGAGCATACTTTGCGCACCCTTAAATTCGATCACCCAGAGATTACATCTGCCTTTCTCCGCCAGGACAATGCTGGGTGTTATCACAACTCAGTGTTGCTGGCAACATGTAACGCAATGAAGACCAAAACCGGTGTCAGAGTCCGCCGGGTCGACTTCAGCGACCCACAAGGCGGAAAAGGAGCTTGCGACAGGAGAGCTGCCTCAATAAAGGCTCACGTCAGACGTCACATTAACGAGGGTCACGATGTGCAGAATGCCAAAGACTTCAGAGACGCTATGTTGTCTAACGGAGGTCTAAATGGCGTACGGGTTGTCCTAGTTAACGCAAGCACTGAAGGAAAGAATGTTCTCCCTCACGTTAAGTTAGCGGGAGTAAGTTCCCTGAACAACTTCCAGTACAGCGAGCAAGGTATTACCGTCTGGAGGGCGTTTCAGGTGGGACAAGGCAAACTAATTAACCAAAGCCAAATTGAAG TTCCAAATTACTTGCAAAATTGTTCCTTCGAGGGAAGATTCTCCCATGGAGACTTTGTTAGTGTGTCACAAGAAAGGTCAAAAAAAGTGCAAGTGGACGATGAGCAGCCAGCAACAGAGAGTGATAAGTTCTCAAGTGAACTCCTTACCTGCCCAAATGAAGGATGTGTCAAAATGTACCAGAGGCATTCCAGTTTGGAAAAGCACCTATTGTTTGGTCAGTGCAAGATGGTGCCTGAGAGATGCACTCTGTTGGACGTGGCTAAAAAGAAATACCACGCCCTTTTAGTCGAAGGCTCGAGTGAAGCAGTCTCGGCAGCCCTTGAACAAGAAGACGTCTCAGTAAGCGCTAACAATTTACCCGAGGGGTGGGCCTTGAAGACTATCAAAAAGTTTAATCGATTCAGTGATACCCAGAAGAAATATTTGGAGGAAAAATTTAATCTTGGCCAGGCAACAGGCCAAAACAGGATCCCATTAATGTAG
- the LOC138058725 gene encoding uncharacterized protein — protein MENLADAVLQLHLQEPDTYQPSSPKSDSPTSSSTDLSDNTPSENDSKVHRRIKLNEFLRCCNAPTIGTSKKTWAEASVRTKKGHIAKAKNLVVAGLEVIAPGDAGHLWEALRNSGTVEKEFGIAEESPEQQKYLNALAETYWHASCWETRRQVLSIMADLISFKRIQHYIPGLTEYRFKMARHHALQYGRGAEVSMLKSPRLRIELTQLDHFLDYVTSPHVTQDLPFGQRHLRLSSGQVLETPNVIRTMIPSRLVRQYQVYCKETEFKPFGAATMLRILSACSATVRKSLQGLDYTAAAGAKGFDDLSTLIERLEQMGLSKEAAKSWERSLKESKQYLKSDFKVKHCRLVKAILSYKKIFTHRQ, from the coding sequence ATGGAAAACCTGGCCGACGCAGTGCTGCAACTTCATCTTCAAGAACCAGACACCTATCAGCCAAGTTCACCGAAATCGGATTCACCAACCAGTAGCAGTACTGACTTATCTGATAACACTCCTTCAGAAAATGATAGCAAAGTACATCGACGAATAAAACTCAACGAATTTCTCCGTTGCTGCAACGCACCTACAATAGGGACATCCAAAAAGACATGGGCTGAGGCAAGTGTTCGCACCAAAAAGGGTCACATAGCAAAAGCAAAGAACCTGGTGGTGGCCGGACTTGAAGTTATAGCACCGGGAGACGCAGGCCATCTTTGGGAAGCACTTAGAAATTCAGGCACTGTGGAGAAAGAATTTGGAATTGCAGAGGAGTCACCTGAACAGCAGAAATACCTCAACGCCCTGGCTGAGACTTACTGGCACGCATCTTGTTGGGAAACGCGGCGGCAAGTACTGTCTATAATGGCAGATCTGATATCCTTTAAGCGTATCCAGCATTATATACCTGGTTTGACTGAGTACCGCTTCAAAATGGCGAGGCATCATGCGCTGCAGTATGGGCGTGGTGCGGAGGTTTCAATGTTGAAAAGCCCCCGGTTGCGCATTGAGCTCACCCAACTTGACCATTTTTTAGACTACGTCACAAGTCCACATGTTACTCAGGACCTTCCTTTTGGACAGCGCCATCTTCGCCTCTCTTCCGGTCAAGTTCTGGAAACTCCTAATGTCATACGCACTATGATACCGAGCAGACTAGTGCGGCAGTATCAGGTATATTGCAAAGAGACCGAGTTTAAGCCCTTTGGAGCTGCCACAATGTTACGCATCCTCTCTGCCTGCTCTGCGACAGTAAGGAAGTCCCTTCAAGGACTTGACTATACGGCTGCAGCAGGTGCAAAGGGCTTTGATGACTTGAGCACCCTGATAGAGCGGTTGGAGCAGATGGGTCTGTCAAAAGAAGCTGCAAAAAGCTGGGAAAGATCACTGAAAGAAAGTAAACAGTATCTAAAATCAGATTTTAAGGTAAAACACTGTCGTTTAGTAAAGGCAATTCTGTCATACAAAAAGATATTTACGCATCGTCAGTAG